Proteins encoded within one genomic window of Acidovorax sp. 107:
- a CDS encoding serine protease yields the protein MPFPSIRPLRLATSSLLLLMCALAHAQPAPPPAAANAPATRPAGSAAVDGTAPTPSGATAAAPTAADAALLSRDARRIYELSRDKLVQIRTLLRNANTQASIGSGFFVSADGLIVTNFHVASQLALEPERYRGVYVTMEGQEGEVELLAFDVQRDLAVLRAKGRTAAAPVLSFRPTTDPLAQGERIYSLGNPLDIGFAVTEGTYNGLVKRSFYPRIFFGGALNPGMSGGPAVDDAGRVLGVNVAKRLDGEQVSFLIPAEFAQALVQRAANAQPITQAAHAEMTRQLMEHQQLLTDRFLKAPFREQRHGNYRLPVPDDALARCWGSGRDPAFPGLNLERTQCQADSDVVAGDFSTGAVRLSYEAYNAPTLGAARFARMYSQSFANERLPTRGNRHQTAAECTERFVDPGNVPLRAVVCLSAYRKLTGLYNMTVLATSVNQPTQGVLGRLDVQGIAFDNGMKLASHYLKAFRWEAAP from the coding sequence ATGCCCTTCCCTTCGATTCGGCCCTTGCGGCTGGCGACCTCGTCGCTGCTTTTGCTGATGTGTGCGCTAGCGCACGCACAGCCCGCCCCCCCACCCGCTGCTGCCAACGCCCCGGCCACGCGCCCGGCGGGCAGTGCCGCTGTGGATGGCACAGCCCCAACACCGAGCGGCGCCACAGCCGCCGCACCCACCGCCGCCGATGCGGCCCTGCTGTCGCGCGACGCGCGGCGCATTTACGAGCTGTCGCGCGACAAGCTGGTACAGATCCGCACGCTGCTGCGCAACGCCAACACGCAGGCGTCGATTGGCTCGGGCTTTTTTGTGTCGGCCGATGGGCTGATCGTCACCAACTTTCACGTGGCCAGCCAGTTGGCACTGGAGCCCGAGCGCTACCGGGGCGTGTACGTGACGATGGAGGGGCAGGAGGGCGAGGTGGAGCTGCTGGCGTTTGACGTGCAGCGCGACCTGGCCGTGCTGCGCGCCAAGGGGCGCACGGCAGCAGCGCCGGTGCTGAGCTTTCGCCCCACCACCGACCCACTGGCGCAGGGCGAGCGCATTTACTCGCTGGGCAACCCGCTGGACATTGGCTTTGCGGTGACCGAGGGTACCTACAACGGCCTGGTCAAGCGCAGCTTTTACCCGCGCATCTTTTTTGGCGGCGCACTCAACCCTGGCATGAGCGGCGGCCCCGCCGTGGACGACGCGGGCCGGGTGCTGGGCGTCAACGTGGCCAAGCGGCTGGATGGCGAGCAGGTCAGCTTCTTGATACCGGCCGAGTTTGCGCAGGCGCTGGTGCAGCGTGCGGCCAACGCCCAGCCCATCACCCAGGCCGCACATGCCGAGATGACGCGGCAGCTGATGGAGCACCAGCAACTGCTGACGGACCGCTTTTTGAAAGCGCCGTTTCGCGAGCAGCGCCACGGCAACTACCGGCTGCCCGTGCCCGACGATGCGCTAGCGCGGTGCTGGGGATCGGGGCGCGACCCGGCCTTCCCGGGCCTGAACCTGGAGCGCACGCAATGCCAGGCCGACAGCGACGTGGTGGCGGGCGACTTCAGCACCGGCGCGGTGCGCCTGTCTTACGAGGCCTACAACGCGCCCACTCTGGGCGCCGCCCGGTTTGCCCGCATGTATTCGCAAAGTTTTGCCAACGAGCGCCTGCCCACACGCGGCAACCGCCACCAGACGGCGGCCGAGTGCACCGAGCGGTTTGTGGACCCCGGCAACGTGCCGCTGCGCGCGGTGGTGTGCCTGTCGGCCTACCGCAAGCTGACCGGCCTGTACAACATGACGGTGCTGGCCACCTCGGTCAACCAGCCCACGCAGGGCGTGCTGGGCCGCCTGGATGTGCAGGGCATTGCGTTTGACAACGGCATGAAGCTGGCCAGCCACTACCTCAAGGCCTTTCGCTGGGAGGCAGCACCATGA
- a CDS encoding M14 family metallocarboxypeptidase, whose amino-acid sequence MQPTPTYPIGTPGQPWGAAERDQWRARQVRQRSYADDVLTAIEALRGRLEVEMYGDVIYADAQHPAERFPLRALRSPQWQPGLPSVLVTGGVHGYETSGVHGALRFVDTQAERFAGRANLLVVPCVSPWAYERVQRWNFDAIDPNRSFRDGSPAQESAALMRLVAQHQAQYGPVAAHIDLHETTNTDESEYRPAVAARDGKVFEPGSIPDGFYLVDDTDNPQPAFQQAIIEAVSRVTHIAPADDKNEIIGTPVVAPGVIHYPMKQWGLCAGISGARYTTTTEVYPDSPRATPEHCIAAQVAAVCAAVEFVLTDAQR is encoded by the coding sequence ATGCAACCCACCCCCACCTATCCCATCGGCACGCCCGGCCAGCCCTGGGGCGCGGCAGAACGCGACCAGTGGCGAGCACGCCAGGTGCGCCAGCGCAGCTACGCCGACGACGTGCTCACGGCCATCGAGGCGCTGCGGGGCCGGTTGGAGGTGGAGATGTACGGCGATGTGATTTATGCCGATGCGCAGCACCCGGCAGAGCGCTTTCCCCTGCGGGCCCTGCGCAGCCCCCAGTGGCAACCCGGTCTGCCCAGCGTGCTGGTCACCGGCGGGGTGCACGGCTACGAGACCAGTGGCGTGCACGGTGCACTGCGGTTTGTGGACACGCAGGCCGAGCGTTTTGCCGGCCGTGCCAACCTGCTGGTGGTGCCCTGCGTCAGCCCCTGGGCGTACGAGCGGGTTCAGCGCTGGAACTTCGACGCCATCGACCCCAACCGCTCGTTCCGCGACGGCTCGCCCGCGCAGGAGTCCGCCGCCCTCATGCGCCTGGTGGCCCAACACCAGGCCCAATACGGCCCGGTTGCTGCCCACATCGACCTGCACGAAACCACCAACACCGACGAATCCGAATACCGCCCCGCCGTGGCCGCGCGCGACGGCAAGGTGTTCGAGCCCGGCAGCATCCCCGACGGCTTCTACCTGGTGGACGACACCGATAACCCCCAGCCCGCCTTCCAGCAAGCCATCATCGAAGCCGTCAGCCGCGTGACGCACATTGCGCCTGCGGACGACAAGAACGAAATCATCGGCACGCCCGTGGTGGCGCCGGGCGTTATCCACTACCCGATGAAGCAGTGGGGCCTGTGTGCGGGCATCAGCGGCGCGCGCTACACCACCACGACCGAGGTCTACCCCGACAGCCCCCGTGCCACGCCCGAGCATTGCATTGCGGCGCAGGTGGCGGCGGTGTGTGCGGCGGTGGAGTTTGTGTTGACCGACGCGCAGCGCTGA
- a CDS encoding DUF924 family protein: protein MQSSQILHFWFTELTPQQHFTKDAALDESIRTRFGPTLETGARCELFPWRATPEGRLAEILVLDQFSRNVYRDTARAFAQDALALALAQELVASGQDRSLPTAQRVFAYMPYMNSESAVIHEQALELFAQPGMENNLDFERRHKAIIDRFGRYPHRNAVLGRTSTAEELAFLSEPGSSF, encoded by the coding sequence ATGCAGTCCTCTCAAATCCTCCACTTCTGGTTCACCGAGCTAACCCCTCAGCAGCACTTCACCAAAGACGCTGCCCTCGACGAATCCATCCGCACCCGCTTCGGCCCCACGCTGGAGACCGGAGCCCGCTGTGAGCTATTCCCCTGGCGCGCCACCCCAGAGGGCCGGTTGGCAGAAATCCTGGTGCTGGACCAGTTCTCGCGCAATGTGTACCGCGACACCGCCCGCGCCTTTGCGCAAGACGCCTTGGCTCTTGCGCTGGCGCAAGAGCTGGTGGCCAGCGGGCAAGACCGCAGCCTGCCCACGGCGCAGCGGGTGTTTGCCTACATGCCCTACATGAACAGCGAATCTGCCGTGATTCATGAACAAGCCCTAGAGCTGTTTGCGCAGCCGGGCATGGAAAACAACCTGGACTTTGAGCGCAGGCACAAGGCCATCATTGACCGCTTTGGGCGCTACCCGCATCGCAACGCGGTGCTGGGCCGTACCTCCACGGCCGAAGAACTGGCGTTTTTGAGCGAGCCGGGGTCGTCGTTCTGA
- a CDS encoding DNA adenine methylase has protein sequence MFSNRLYSPLRYPGGKAPFAPFIAKLMEVNGVAGGHYLEPYAGGAGVALDLLFQGHASHIHINDADPAVFAFWVAVTQHSEELLELLASTPITIEEWFKWRSVLREDGQASLVEKGFATLFMNRTNRSGILKAGVIGGKRQEGAYKLDARFKKEVIAARIEAIAKRSKDITVYSEDSLTLLKRCKEFLPRESLIYLDPPYYVKGKGLYRNYYEHDDHVAIAKTIKAKGFKRHWVVSYDNVDEIRTMYQLVNTKTYGLNYTAQRRYVGNEVMFFSEHLIVCDDVIPQTKKIA, from the coding sequence ATGTTCTCTAATAGGCTATACAGCCCACTTCGTTACCCTGGTGGTAAAGCGCCTTTTGCACCTTTCATTGCCAAGTTGATGGAGGTCAATGGAGTTGCGGGTGGGCATTACCTGGAACCTTACGCAGGCGGGGCAGGGGTTGCTCTCGACCTCTTGTTTCAGGGTCATGCGAGTCACATTCACATCAACGACGCAGATCCCGCAGTATTTGCGTTTTGGGTCGCTGTAACGCAGCATTCTGAGGAGTTGCTTGAGCTGCTTGCATCGACACCTATTACCATCGAAGAATGGTTTAAGTGGCGCTCTGTACTCCGTGAAGACGGCCAAGCCAGCTTGGTCGAGAAGGGATTTGCCACCTTGTTTATGAACAGAACCAACCGCTCTGGCATATTGAAAGCGGGCGTCATTGGCGGGAAGAGACAAGAAGGCGCCTACAAACTGGACGCCCGTTTCAAAAAGGAAGTCATCGCCGCTAGGATTGAAGCGATCGCTAAACGTTCGAAAGACATCACCGTGTATAGCGAAGATTCATTGACTCTTCTGAAGCGATGCAAAGAGTTTCTTCCTAGAGAGTCATTGATCTATCTTGATCCTCCTTACTACGTCAAAGGCAAGGGGCTGTACCGCAACTATTACGAGCACGACGATCACGTTGCTATCGCGAAAACTATCAAGGCTAAAGGTTTCAAGCGACATTGGGTGGTGTCTTATGACAACGTAGATGAAATACGCACTATGTACCAGCTGGTGAACACGAAGACATACGGACTCAACTACACGGCCCAACGGCGCTATGTAGGCAATGAAGTTATGTTTTTCAGTGAACACTTGATCGTTTGTGATGACGTAATCCCTCAGACGAAGAAAATAGCCTGA
- a CDS encoding AAA family ATPase, giving the protein MAGTQLKKITIEKFRALNDVEVEFGNYITVICGKNGTSKSSILGIAAQIFSFEKDYVTGVSLRDFKQISGQGFKSQYKEHIRISEKFDIPGSLSAIIHMHDGYTNQAATANLELMTRGVTENETKIILPRPVIRKNSIATGNTSRNFTHPVIFLSLKRLYPIADRDYKAIDFDYLKAHEQEFISLTNELLNRSSTKATGTHGTINSAVAHGDNYNHESVSAGEDNAGQIIMALLSFKKLKTEYADYKGGLLLIDEADAGLFPTAQVNLLKILERECRKLNLQVVMTSHSPVMIEYAYEQSQHEYSKKFKTIYLSNTYGSVQVMQDWSWAKISADIQTRTVSAGRTATLPSVNVYFEDKEAEDFFSALIYRQPIKKFLNQMSGIKMGCPNYVYLLDKKVPEFSVNSVVCLDADARSLLKGKGFKTVVLLPGDLPPDQLIFEHLYNLPPDDAFWENDLQFSRDVFTNSAGREAIRELGISGNVVDLEERLAAYSGNKTKRDIFKNFYNSEDFQLLISTSVKPFSAWRHWVENNPKATNAFLESFKAALFDVMKNGYAVDDAKLATLEVKLKKVPNVL; this is encoded by the coding sequence ATGGCAGGGACACAACTCAAAAAAATAACAATCGAGAAATTTCGCGCGCTAAATGACGTCGAAGTTGAGTTCGGTAACTACATCACTGTTATTTGCGGAAAAAATGGAACATCCAAGTCCTCAATCCTTGGGATTGCAGCACAAATTTTTAGTTTTGAAAAAGACTATGTCACCGGCGTAAGTCTTCGTGATTTCAAACAAATCAGCGGTCAAGGCTTCAAGTCTCAGTACAAAGAACATATCAGAATTTCTGAGAAATTTGATATACCGGGATCGCTGTCCGCCATCATTCATATGCATGATGGGTACACCAACCAAGCCGCAACAGCCAACTTGGAATTGATGACCCGCGGCGTTACCGAAAATGAAACAAAAATAATACTGCCACGCCCGGTCATCAGAAAAAATAGTATCGCCACCGGGAACACCAGTAGAAATTTCACACATCCTGTGATTTTCTTGAGCTTGAAGCGGCTTTATCCGATTGCAGACCGTGACTACAAAGCAATAGACTTCGATTATCTAAAAGCCCATGAGCAGGAATTCATTTCTCTGACCAACGAATTACTCAACCGGAGCTCCACCAAGGCCACCGGCACGCACGGAACAATCAATTCCGCCGTGGCCCATGGTGACAACTACAACCACGAGTCAGTTTCCGCTGGTGAAGACAATGCGGGTCAGATCATCATGGCGCTCCTGTCGTTTAAAAAACTCAAAACTGAATATGCAGACTACAAAGGCGGTTTGCTGCTGATTGATGAAGCTGATGCTGGCCTATTTCCAACTGCGCAAGTCAACCTGCTGAAGATTCTTGAACGTGAATGCAGGAAGCTCAATTTGCAAGTTGTTATGACATCTCACTCACCTGTAATGATTGAGTACGCATATGAGCAGAGCCAGCATGAATATAGCAAGAAATTTAAGACAATCTATTTGAGCAATACATATGGATCAGTTCAGGTCATGCAGGACTGGTCTTGGGCAAAGATCAGTGCCGACATCCAAACGAGAACTGTCAGCGCTGGACGGACCGCCACGCTACCCAGCGTCAATGTCTATTTTGAGGACAAAGAGGCCGAAGATTTCTTCTCGGCATTAATCTACCGACAGCCAATAAAGAAATTTCTAAATCAAATGTCGGGCATCAAAATGGGCTGCCCAAATTACGTGTATCTTCTTGACAAGAAGGTTCCGGAATTTTCTGTAAACAGTGTTGTTTGTTTGGATGCTGACGCTAGGTCCCTCTTAAAGGGAAAAGGGTTTAAAACTGTCGTATTGCTCCCGGGTGATTTACCGCCAGATCAACTAATCTTCGAACATCTATACAACCTGCCACCTGATGACGCTTTTTGGGAAAACGACTTGCAGTTTTCTCGTGATGTCTTTACCAATTCAGCTGGGCGCGAGGCAATTAGAGAGTTGGGCATCAGTGGAAACGTTGTCGATCTAGAGGAGCGCCTCGCTGCTTACAGCGGCAACAAGACAAAACGGGACATTTTCAAGAATTTTTACAATTCTGAAGATTTCCAATTGCTGATTTCCACGAGTGTTAAGCCGTTCAGTGCGTGGCGTCATTGGGTAGAAAATAATCCAAAGGCAACTAACGCTTTCTTAGAAAGCTTCAAAGCTGCATTATTCGATGTCATGAAGAACGGCTACGCCGTGGACGATGCCAAACTAGCAACACTGGAAGTCAAACTGAAGAAGGTGCCCAATGTTCTCTAA
- a CDS encoding glutamine--tRNA ligase/YqeY domain fusion protein, whose protein sequence is MSTPSPANTAATATPAAAETVKPSNFLRQIIEHDLEKGTYATRRWAGNPGDAAHQSQGEPDPAKIRTRFPPEPNGYLHVGHAKSICINFGLARDYGGVCHLRFDDTNPEKEDTEYVNSIIDAVKWLGFDWNGSPDATPYQASDYFGFMYRAAEYLIESGHAYVDEQTAEQMRVNRGDFGKPGVDSPFRSRTPAENLRIFREMKDGQHEDGSMVLRAKIDMASPNINMRDPAIYRIRRATHHNTGDTWCIYPMYTYAHPIEDALEQITHSLCTLEFEDQRPFYDWLLERLTEGGLLTSPPPRQYEFARLNLTYVITSKRKLAQLVYDHKVNGWDDPRMPTIVGLRRRGYTPAAIQTFAERIGVTKSDSWIDYSTLEGCLREDLELKAHRGMAVLNPVKLVLTNWDDVMGAGHLEPCSLPALPHPPEGVESPVRHFTIGKEVWIEREDFEEVPPKGYKRLFPGNKVRLKGGYVIECTGCTKDADGNITEVLATVVPDTKSGTPGADSVKVKAAITWVGVADGVNAEVRMYDRLFLDAHPDAGGKDFIESLNPNSLKVVTAIVEPSLANAKPDDKFQFERHGYFVADRIDHKAEKPVFNLAVGLKDSWGK, encoded by the coding sequence ATGAGCACCCCCTCCCCCGCCAATACCGCCGCCACTGCGACTCCTGCGGCCGCAGAAACCGTCAAGCCCAGCAACTTTTTGCGCCAGATCATCGAGCACGACCTGGAAAAAGGCACCTATGCCACCCGCCGCTGGGCCGGCAACCCCGGCGACGCCGCCCACCAATCCCAAGGCGAGCCCGACCCCGCCAAGATCCGCACCCGCTTCCCGCCCGAGCCCAACGGCTACCTGCACGTAGGCCACGCCAAAAGCATCTGCATCAACTTTGGCCTGGCGCGCGACTACGGCGGCGTGTGCCACCTGCGCTTTGACGACACCAATCCTGAAAAAGAAGACACCGAATACGTCAATAGCATCATCGACGCCGTGAAATGGCTGGGCTTTGACTGGAACGGCTCGCCCGACGCCACCCCTTACCAGGCCAGCGACTACTTCGGCTTCATGTACCGCGCGGCCGAATACCTGATCGAATCCGGCCACGCCTACGTGGACGAGCAAACCGCCGAGCAAATGCGCGTGAACCGGGGCGACTTCGGCAAGCCCGGCGTGGACAGCCCCTTCCGCAGCCGCACCCCGGCAGAAAACCTGCGCATCTTCCGCGAGATGAAGGACGGCCAGCACGAAGACGGATCGATGGTGCTGCGCGCCAAGATCGACATGGCCAGCCCCAACATCAACATGCGCGACCCGGCCATCTACCGCATCCGCCGCGCCACCCACCACAACACGGGCGACACCTGGTGCATCTACCCCATGTACACCTACGCGCACCCCATCGAGGACGCGCTGGAGCAGATCACCCACAGCCTGTGCACGCTGGAGTTTGAAGACCAGCGCCCCTTCTACGACTGGCTGCTGGAGCGCTTGACCGAAGGCGGCCTGCTGACTAGCCCGCCCCCCCGCCAGTACGAATTTGCGCGCCTGAACCTCACCTACGTCATCACCAGCAAGCGCAAGCTCGCCCAACTGGTGTACGACCACAAGGTCAACGGCTGGGACGACCCCCGCATGCCCACCATCGTGGGCCTGCGCCGCCGTGGCTACACCCCCGCCGCCATCCAGACCTTTGCCGAGCGCATTGGCGTTACCAAATCCGACAGCTGGATCGACTACAGCACCCTGGAAGGCTGCCTGCGCGAAGACCTGGAGCTGAAAGCCCACCGTGGCATGGCCGTGCTCAACCCCGTCAAGCTGGTGCTGACCAACTGGGACGACGTGATGGGCGCCGGCCACCTGGAGCCCTGCAGCCTGCCCGCCCTGCCCCACCCGCCCGAAGGCGTGGAAAGCCCCGTGCGCCACTTCACCATCGGCAAGGAAGTCTGGATTGAGCGCGAAGACTTTGAAGAAGTGCCCCCCAAGGGCTACAAGCGCCTCTTCCCCGGCAACAAGGTGCGCCTGAAGGGCGGCTACGTTATCGAATGCACCGGCTGCACCAAGGATGCCGACGGCAACATTACCGAAGTGCTGGCCACCGTGGTGCCCGACACCAAGAGCGGCACCCCCGGCGCCGACAGCGTCAAGGTCAAAGCCGCCATCACCTGGGTGGGCGTGGCCGACGGCGTGAACGCCGAAGTGCGCATGTACGACCGCCTGTTCCTGGACGCCCACCCCGACGCGGGCGGCAAGGACTTCATCGAAAGCCTGAACCCGAACAGCCTGAAGGTGGTGACGGCCATCGTGGAGCCGTCATTGGCCAACGCCAAGCCGGACGACAAGTTCCAGTTTGAGCGGCACGGGTACTTTGTGGCGGATCGCATCGACCACAAGGCGGAGAAGCCGGTGTTTAACCTGGCGGTGGGGTTGAAGGATTCTTGGGGGAAGTGA
- the aroQ gene encoding type II 3-dehydroquinate dehydratase, with protein MTAQKTVFVLNGPNLNLLGTREPAVYGAATLADVEKLCTDACNRYGFALRFHQSNHEGALVDWIHEAGRLHAAGELAGVVINAGAYTHTSIALHDAIKGTGITLIELHISNVHAREAYRHHSYMAAAAKAVMCGFGVLGYGLAIDGLAQLLAQQPAA; from the coding sequence GTGACCGCCCAAAAAACCGTTTTTGTCCTCAATGGCCCCAATCTGAACCTGCTGGGCACCCGTGAGCCCGCCGTATATGGCGCGGCCACCCTGGCCGATGTGGAAAAGCTCTGCACTGACGCCTGCAATCGCTACGGTTTTGCGCTGCGGTTTCACCAAAGCAACCACGAAGGCGCGCTGGTGGACTGGATTCATGAGGCGGGCCGCCTGCATGCAGCGGGCGAACTGGCGGGTGTGGTCATCAACGCCGGGGCCTACACCCACACCAGCATTGCCCTGCACGACGCCATCAAGGGCACGGGCATCACCCTGATCGAGCTGCACATCAGCAACGTGCATGCACGCGAGGCCTATCGCCACCATTCGTACATGGCTGCCGCCGCCAAGGCGGTGATGTGTGGGTTTGGCGTGCTGGGCTATGGCCTGGCGATTGACGGCCTAGCGCAATTGCTGGCCCAGCAGCCTGCGGCCTGA
- the arfB gene encoding alternative ribosome rescue aminoacyl-tRNA hydrolase ArfB: protein MAPLPLQISEDEVEITAMRAQGAGGQNVNKVSSAVHLRFDVAASSLPEDVKERLLALRDTRITQDGVVVIKAQQYRSQELNRADALERLNALVNSVAVPPRVRRATKPTYGSQQRRLQTKTQRGETKALRGRVRDGS from the coding sequence ATGGCCCCGCTGCCCCTGCAAATTTCTGAGGACGAGGTCGAAATCACGGCCATGCGCGCGCAGGGTGCGGGCGGGCAGAACGTCAACAAGGTATCGAGCGCAGTGCACCTGCGCTTTGACGTGGCGGCATCATCGCTGCCCGAAGATGTGAAGGAGCGCCTGCTGGCCCTGCGCGACACCCGCATCACGCAAGACGGTGTGGTGGTCATTAAGGCACAGCAATACCGCAGCCAGGAGCTGAACCGTGCCGACGCCCTGGAGCGCCTGAACGCGCTGGTCAACAGCGTGGCCGTGCCACCCCGCGTGCGCCGGGCCACCAAACCCACCTATGGGTCCCAACAGCGGCGCCTGCAAACCAAGACGCAGCGGGGCGAGACCAAGGCGCTGCGGGGTAGGGTGCGCGACGGCTCATGA
- a CDS encoding class III extradiol ring-cleavage dioxygenase, translating into MSASAQAPVPVSAAIPALFVSHGAPLFALDAGTTGPALTQWGQSLKSQYPGLRGVVVMSPHWMARSAQVMTGPQPATWHDFGGFPPALYQLQYPAPGSPALAQEVLGLLQAAGVAAQGDAARPFDHGAWVPLMHLFPQADVPVVQVALPVGAGPAEVYALGAALRSLRSQGVLVVGSGSMTHNLAEFFGGERAPAPYVLEFSRWIEDALARGDMAALLNYRSQAPHAHRAHPTEDHFLPIFFALGAAGDDLHANYLSREVMYSMLSMDAFALEPVH; encoded by the coding sequence ATGTCTGCCTCTGCCCAAGCCCCCGTTCCAGTTTCTGCTGCAATTCCCGCCCTGTTTGTGTCGCACGGTGCGCCCTTGTTTGCGTTGGACGCTGGCACCACCGGCCCGGCGCTCACGCAATGGGGCCAGAGTCTGAAGTCGCAGTACCCCGGTCTGCGGGGTGTGGTAGTCATGTCGCCGCACTGGATGGCGCGGTCGGCGCAGGTGATGACCGGGCCGCAGCCCGCTACCTGGCACGACTTTGGCGGGTTTCCCCCCGCGCTGTACCAGCTGCAATACCCCGCCCCCGGCTCGCCCGCGCTGGCGCAAGAGGTGCTGGGCCTGCTGCAGGCCGCGGGTGTGGCGGCCCAGGGTGACGCGGCCCGCCCCTTTGACCATGGCGCCTGGGTGCCGCTGATGCATTTGTTCCCGCAGGCCGACGTGCCCGTGGTGCAGGTGGCCCTGCCCGTGGGCGCTGGCCCGGCCGAGGTGTATGCGCTGGGCGCCGCCTTGCGCAGCCTGCGCAGCCAAGGCGTGCTGGTGGTGGGGTCGGGCAGCATGACGCACAACCTGGCCGAGTTTTTTGGCGGCGAGCGCGCGCCCGCGCCCTATGTGCTGGAGTTCAGCCGCTGGATCGAGGATGCTCTGGCCCGTGGCGACATGGCGGCGCTGCTCAACTACCGCAGCCAGGCACCCCATGCCCACCGCGCTCACCCCACTGAAGACCACTTTTTGCCGATCTTTTTTGCGCTGGGTGCGGCGGGCGACGACCTGCACGCAAACTACTTGAGCCGCGAGGTGATGTACAGCATGCTGTCGATGGACGCTTTCGCCCTGGAGCCAGTGCACTGA
- a CDS encoding alpha/beta hydrolase has protein sequence MLTLPLTFLQRPAAATTPRPWLLVLMHGVGSNEQDLFSLSPQIPDRFHVLSLRAPFRMGPGSHAWFDFSIEPSGERSINEEQEAQSRALIAQAVESAAEQLGIPPERVVVGGFSQGGIMALSLLLTQPALMHAGLVWHSRLLPQVVPLTAPADALRGKQLWLSHGTHDNVIPLANAQAIAHHMAPLPVTVTYHEFPSAHEIRPSELAATVAWLESLSTTPTAF, from the coding sequence ATGCTTACCTTGCCGCTCACATTTTTGCAGCGCCCCGCTGCTGCCACCACCCCTCGCCCCTGGCTGCTGGTGCTGATGCATGGCGTGGGCAGCAACGAGCAGGACCTGTTCAGCCTGTCGCCACAGATCCCGGACCGGTTCCATGTGCTGAGCCTGCGGGCGCCGTTTCGCATGGGGCCGGGTTCGCATGCGTGGTTTGATTTTTCCATCGAGCCGAGCGGCGAGCGCTCCATCAACGAAGAGCAGGAGGCGCAAAGTCGCGCGCTGATAGCCCAGGCGGTCGAGTCCGCCGCCGAACAACTGGGCATCCCGCCCGAGCGCGTGGTGGTGGGCGGCTTCAGCCAGGGCGGCATCATGGCTCTGTCGCTGCTGCTGACCCAGCCCGCGCTGATGCATGCGGGCTTGGTGTGGCACAGCCGCCTGCTGCCCCAGGTGGTGCCGCTCACGGCGCCCGCCGATGCGCTGCGCGGCAAGCAACTATGGCTGAGCCATGGCACGCACGACAACGTGATCCCGCTGGCCAACGCCCAGGCCATCGCTCATCACATGGCACCGCTGCCGGTGACGGTGACGTACCATGAGTTCCCCAGCGCGCACGAAATTCGCCCGTCCGAGCTGGCAGCCACGGTGGCCTGGCTGGAGTCGCTGTCCACCACACCGACGGCGTTTTAA
- a CDS encoding DUF3014 domain-containing protein gives MPDQDTAEFRPAPERTSSTLWVVLAALVCAVAAGAAWWFWLRPVEPAAAPPPVVVAPAAPAAPPPVPEASGPQNPVDALAPPDAALPALAESDPRVAELLAELLGRDKLAMFLQTDGFVRRVVATVDNLGRTHAPSRMWPVQPTAQRFVVDGTGNAPTAIAAANAARYSAFLAFAEAVPMEPAVALYARMYPLFQQAYEELGYPRRYFNDRLVAVLDQLLQVPEPAGPLQVKLTPVNTDVPNLRPWVRYEFVDPALEALPSGQKILLRMGPANEARAKALIRELRKRVATSGVVRK, from the coding sequence ATGCCCGATCAAGACACCGCAGAATTCCGCCCCGCGCCAGAGCGCACTTCCTCCACCCTCTGGGTCGTGCTGGCCGCGCTGGTATGCGCAGTGGCGGCTGGCGCCGCCTGGTGGTTCTGGCTGCGGCCGGTAGAGCCAGCGGCAGCGCCACCCCCGGTAGTGGTCGCCCCCGCCGCACCGGCAGCGCCCCCGCCCGTCCCCGAGGCGTCGGGGCCGCAGAACCCTGTGGATGCGCTGGCACCGCCCGACGCCGCCTTGCCCGCGCTGGCTGAGTCCGACCCCCGGGTGGCAGAGCTGTTGGCCGAGCTGCTGGGCCGTGACAAGCTGGCGATGTTTCTGCAGACCGACGGTTTTGTTCGCCGTGTGGTGGCCACCGTGGACAACCTGGGCCGCACCCACGCGCCATCGCGCATGTGGCCGGTGCAGCCCACGGCGCAACGGTTTGTGGTGGATGGCACTGGCAACGCGCCCACCGCCATCGCGGCGGCCAATGCAGCTCGCTACAGCGCCTTCTTGGCGTTTGCCGAAGCGGTACCGATGGAGCCCGCCGTGGCGCTGTACGCGCGGATGTACCCGCTGTTTCAGCAAGCGTATGAAGAGCTGGGCTACCCCCGGCGCTACTTCAATGACCGCCTGGTGGCGGTGCTGGACCAGTTGCTGCAGGTGCCCGAGCCCGCGGGCCCGCTACAGGTCAAGCTCACGCCCGTGAATACCGACGTGCCCAACCTGCGACCCTGGGTGCGCTACGAGTTTGTGGACCCCGCGCTGGAGGCGCTGCCAAGCGGTCAGAAGATCCTGCTGCGCATGGGCCCCGCCAACGAGGCGCGTGCCAAGGCGCTGATCCGCGAGCTGCGCAAGCGCGTGGCGACGAGCGGCGTGGTGCGCAAATAG